The sequence below is a genomic window from Streptosporangium lutulentum.
GCCGTTGTTCTCCAAGTACGCCGCCCGGTGGGTGGACGTGCCGGCCCCGGAGCTCTACGACACCCCGCCCCCGGCGCAGGACGCCCGGCGGCCGTCGTTCGGCGTCACCCTGGCCACCGTGCTGCTGCCGGTCGTCCTGATGATGGGCAAGGCACTCGCCGACATCTTCACCCCCGAGGGACACCCCGTCCGCACCGTGCTCGACTTTCTCGGCACCCCGCTGGTGGCGCTGCTGATCGCCGTCATCGTCGCGATGTTCACCCTCGGTCGCGGCGCCGGCATGGGCAGGAAGGAGATCGCGAAGTCCCTGGAGCAGTCGCTGCCCCCGATCGCGGGCATCCTGCTGATCGTGGCCGCCGGAGGCGGTTTCAAGCAGACCCTGATCGACACCGGAATCGGCGGCCTCATCGCCGGCTGGGTGGAGAACAGCGGGCTGTCGGTGTTGCTGCTGGCCTGGCTGGTCGCCGTGCTCATCCGGCTCGCCACCGGATCGGCGACCGTCGCGACCGTCACGGCCTCCGGAATCCTGGCCCCGCTGGTCGCGGGCCTCGGCACAGGGGAGACCTCGCTGCTCGTCCTGGCCATCGGCGCCGGTTCGCTGTTCTTCTCCCACGTCAACGACGCCGGGTTCTGGCTGGTCAAGGAGTATTTCGGGCTCACCGTGGGTCAGAACATCAAGACCTGGTCGACGATGGAGACCATCATCTCGGTGACCGGGCTGGTGCTGGTCCTGGTGCTGGACGTGTTCATATAGGCCGGTTCGTATGAGCCACCCCATGCGGGCCGCTGCGGGTAGGCCGCCTCATGCGGGCCGGTTCGCGTAGGTCGGTTCGCGTAGGCCGCTTTGTACAGGCCGCTTTGTACAGGCCGCGAACGGCCACGGCCGCCTCCGGGTCCATGAAACTTTCACGACCCGGAC
It includes:
- a CDS encoding GntP family permease, translated to MPTVLIALAPPDAVSPGRLIPAALIGIALIVLLITYYKLHPFLSLTLGSLVVGVVAGLSMADTIDAFTSGFGSTAAGVGTLIALGAMFGKLLADSGGADEIVDTIVGRSSPRSLPWAMAAVGALIGLPMFFEIGLVLLMPVIFLVARRAGLSLVRVGIPALAGLSVMHGLVPPHPGPLVAIDALKADLGVTLLLGVLVAIPTVAVAGPLFSKYAARWVDVPAPELYDTPPPAQDARRPSFGVTLATVLLPVVLMMGKALADIFTPEGHPVRTVLDFLGTPLVALLIAVIVAMFTLGRGAGMGRKEIAKSLEQSLPPIAGILLIVAAGGGFKQTLIDTGIGGLIAGWVENSGLSVLLLAWLVAVLIRLATGSATVATVTASGILAPLVAGLGTGETSLLVLAIGAGSLFFSHVNDAGFWLVKEYFGLTVGQNIKTWSTMETIISVTGLVLVLVLDVFI